GATATTCAATCTTGGTTTAATTTTTGGATGAACAACAAAGATTTTAAAAACAGTCATGATAAATTTTCTTTCATTATCTGGTcaatttggaaattcagaaatagCGTTAACTATGACAATGTTATGCCAGTGCCTCAAAATCTGTTTGAATCTATTACTACTACATATCAGAAATATGTTAGCACTATAAACAATCCTCTTAGCAGCTCAAGGAAGAAGAACATTACACCGAGCAAGATCAATAGCATTGTGAACAACAAATCTTATGACTGGTTTATTTACTTTGATGTATCATATATGGAAGCTGACTTTACAATGGGCTATGCAATTTCTATAATGGATAATACAGGAAACAGGAAATACTGCAGAGCAGCCAACAGCTAGGCTTCCTGCCCCTTAGAAGCAGAAGCAAAAGAGGAGTTGAGGCTCTCAGATGGACAAATGATTTAAATCTGAGCAATATTTGCTTTATCAACGACTGTCAAACTTTGGTGAAGACGATAAATAGAGAATTAAGCCCGGAAGACCAGTCTTGGAGATctcaaaacaacaacaatagaTGCAAATTTTCTTTAAATACTTGTAATTCGGCTACTGTTTTGTATAAAGCTAGGAAGTTTGTAAACTTTGAAGATAGACTTGCAAAGGAAGTAAGAACTAGGAAAATCATCTCCTACTCAACGGAGAAGAACAGACATGAAGAAATTAACTTCCTAGAAAGGGCTAATCTCAGATTAGATCTTATATTATGTAATGTAAACTTCCtcttataaataaataaaagtcttctcataaaaaaaaaaacacttcaaCTAAATGAAGTACCGCCCCATTCTTCAGTATGACATGGTCCATATGAAGGTGGGAATTACTGGAGATAGCAAATTGTCCTTTGTTTGTGGTTAAAGATGAAAATTCTAAACAAAAATGCTTTATCTACCGAAGCAGCACCGCGTGAGAGGGGGTGGACCCACTTCTACCCCACCCCTATCCCAATGCATAAAATGATTCCCTGTGTCCGTTCGTTCGATTCCCCTTCGATGGAAATCACGGTGTATTGTTTTGAGTGGGCGTAGAATAGTTGAATTCTAAATGGCTGAAAGATGCTCACATGCTCGATTGGTTTCGGATTTTGCATATACAGTAAAACTTTCTTAAAATAAtactcgttaaaataataatttttctaaaACAATAAAATTCTCTAGTCTCAATTAGACTTGCACATGTTAAATTTCTTCtcactaaaataataattattttcgGTCCCAAAActattattttaaagaagttTTAACGTAGAGCTAACAACCAAGAGCGCACTTCAAAATTCCTTGGATGCTGTTCTCAAACGAAGCGCCGTCTAGGTTATCAAGCTGTAAGGTTATTTTGGGTAATCTAAAAAAAACAGTTTACTCGTAAAATATAAATGACCTAGAATTTAGACCCCCCACTCACTGTTACAGGAaagagagaggaagaagaagagagaagaagaggaacaacaaCAATGTCAAGCTTGTTACCGGATGGCATCGTAGAGAGAATATTCACAAGGTTGCCTGTAAAGTCAATTTCAAGATTCAGGTGTGTCTCCAAGTACTGGTATCATCAATTTCGAAACCCTTATTTCATCAAAAATCATCTCAAACATGCTAATCTCGTCAACAATTTCAAAATCTTGGTTAGCAATTATGATATGCCTGCAGAACCTTATATCTCTTCTATAGATAATAATCTTCTATCGTCACCATTTCAAGTTCATGATCTTAAAATTGATTATCCACTTATGTCCCGAGAAGATGTGCCTCTAATTCTAGGTTCTTGTAATGGGCTAGTTTTCCACCATTTCTTGGTAGTATCTGCATTTGGAACCCGGATACCAGAGAATATAAACTAGTACCAGAACCTCCAGACGACCTAGACGCTATTTGTTATAGTGCATATGGCATTGGTTTTGATTGCAAGACTGATGACTATAAGGTATTAAGAATTGTGGGTTTTGAAATAGATGGTGAAGTTTCTGAAACTAGCCTTTACTCATTGGCTTTAAATTCATGGAAGAAACTTGGTTCTATTCCTTACGCTTTCGTGaatgatttttatttcgatgtaaATAAGGGGCTTCTTCATGATGGTGTGCTTCATTGGAGGGCTACTGGAATCAATTCTAATGTTATTGGTTGTTTTGATATTTCTGATGAGACATTCCATGATGTGCGGTTTCCTGATAAAATTTCAAATGAGGATGCTGACCCTCACGATTCATGTTTGGGCATTTGGGAAGGGAAATTTTGCATTCTTCATAGGAATCGCGTGCACGTTGATGTCTGGAAGATGATGGATGACAAGTGGAGTAAGCTTTTGAACATCACCGCACAAGTAACAGACTTGTTCTATGGAAGGCCACTTCAGACTTTACAGAATGGTGAGATCCTTATTGAAGGTGGACCAAGGGTGGAACAGGGACCTCGATCGATCTCATATGACCCTAAGCTTGAAGGAGTTAGAGTTAGGAACATACATGGGTTCCCTAAAGAATCTGAAGTGGAGACTTATATTGAGACCTTAGTAGTACTTAACTCGGGTACTTATGTTGGGCAGTAgaaaaaagagtttcagagatgTATAACGAGAAAGAGACGAAATAGATACTAATGAATGCTGCTGATCTGCAATTATGAGCCAAGAAATTAAGGGAGTAGATAAGTAGGGAGGAAGATATGGTAGAAAGGGATGGTGTCAATCTTTTTTCTGTTTTTAAGCCAAAGAAGTGGAAGCAGAAATGGTTCATTGCAGGAGATGGTTTGCTAGATGTAGCAGTGGATTATCTATTGAACCAATCTGAGTTCAAGCGTGTGGTGGTGATAAAATGGCACTTTGGGTAAATTCCTAACAAAGAAGTGGAAGCAGAAATGGTTCATTGCAGGAGATGGTTTGCTAGATGTAGCAGTGGATTATCTATTGAACCAATCTGAGTTCAAGCGCGTGAAGtgataaaatggcattttgggTAAATTCCTAACTAAGTAATTTCTATGCACTTTGCTTTTTTAGTGTTTGAAATTTTTGCATGCGCATGAATGTATAAACCAAGAATCATATATGTTTTTCTTTATCAACTTTTAGTCAGGTCTGCTTTCCTTAAGTATTTTGTATTAGAGTTTGGAACTTTCTTATGTGCATTTACAAACCAAGCAATGCATATATTTTCTTTTAGCAACTCGAGTAAGATCGTCTCTCATTAAGCAATTATCTTTTGGCGTCTGGGATTTTTTCTTATGCGAGTAAATGTACAAACCAAGCATCACATATATTTTCTTTATCAACTCGAGCTAGGTCCTCTCTCTTTAGCAATTATCTATTGGTTAATGTTTACCTCATGACTCATAAAGAAAGGATCCGAACTAGAGATTTTTGTATCGTGGCTCCAACTGTTACGCAAGCGGCTAGTAGCTTCTTGACGTCGGCTGATTGTTTAATCCAGGCGTGTTTGTTTAAGAGTAGACTTGCAGTCATAATCAATTATAATGTTGCATATACAATTTTCAAATCTTTGTTCTTTAGACATTACTTCAGAATTCATAATTAATATCTTTTGAAATTTCAGCGATGGACCGGTAAGCTCAATAGCTGGCCTTTATATGCTATAACATAGTTACCTTGAAAGTACTACTGCTGAACTCTATGGTCTACGCAAGTAGATCTGACCTTTGTCAAGTCCGTATATAAGTATCTATGTGATAGTAAAGGACGGATTGCACACAAACTCAGTCTGTTTGCTCACAAAGGCTAGAGTTGGGGCAAATTGTCTCAGTTGACATCTGTAGTTTGACATAATTAGCTAACTGAAACTATAGATATATTTCTTGAGTGTGCTTTTGCTACTGCATGCCATTTGGAGGCGCTAAACCTTATTCACCTGATCATAGATTGGAGAATCTTGGAACATAAGTTAGGTattaacaacaaaaaaattagGATATTTTCTCCATGCTATATATTCCTGGGGCATAGAAAAATGGTGCTTTTAGGTATTAGCTAAGTTATTTACATGTATGAATTCATTATTTAGACTATTGAAGTAAATGTTACTGAGCTGCATAGGAAAAATGTGATTCTGCTTGTTTATTGCTTTATGCCCTGCACCAGATAACCTTGCAGTCTCATGTAATTATGGTTATTTAGTTCATACGGGTACCTGAAAAGCTATACTCAGTTTTAGGAATGTCCTTATATGACTGTGCTGCTTCGGACCTAGTGTAACTATCAAGACAGATGTTTGCAACTGCGTTGCATGGGTTAATATGAAGAATAGAATAACATTGATAAACTTTGTCATGGAAGAAAGAAAGATTGGATAATAAGGTCTAGCTTCATACTTTTATTTAGTTGTTCAGTATCAGCCAATAGGATAACCAAGGTGTTAAGAATTGAAGTTTTGTTTTAGTGGTTAATGAAATCCACCAACCTCCTATGACCTATTTTCACTGTCAAGATTTACCTtttaaaagtaaaagtaaatcttTGAGAAGTCTTGGCTGGTGAAAGTATAACCTGAACTTTCTGAGAAATCTTGGCTGGTGATGTCTTTACATCGGCAGACGAGTTGGTGCTCATAACAATTATCTTTCGAAGATTCACCCAAGCTGGTGTTACTGATACACGACATTACACACAGGAGGGTATACGTATACCATTTCGAGAAGTATTCAGTTTCATAAGTACACTCTCTTTTGTTGGATTATTTACCTGAATATCCTGGTTCGCTTTATCTTTGATTGCTAATATCTCCTACTACTGCGAATTCAAGGGTTTTGTTACTATCTTGTTTCCTGGGAGTGCCAACTGCAGAATGGTTTTCTGAGTTTGGTTGTTTTCAGCAATAGATTAGTTCATTACTGGCAATACACAAGGACCAAAGTAAAAAACAGAACGAGGTGATGATAGAGGTAAGGACTTCTGTTTATAGTTTGTTTTGTAATAGTTGGGGGATTGTTGCTTGAGCGTTGTGTGTTATTTTGGTTTCTGTTCTTTATTTTAAATGAGGCTTGTTAGTTTGTTAATCATTAGAAATACGAGCATTACTTTCGTGGCTGCTAATTGATTTTTGGCTTACGTATATTTTGGTACACTCCCAGCAATTTAGTACCCCTGTTAGCAATCCTGCACTTTTGAGCTCAGTTGTGAGTACAAGTATAACAAAAATTAGCTTACCATCAACTACTGACAACTCACCTGGGGCATATGCATTTTGGGGTCTGATTCTGTTCACACGATTCCCAGACCCCATAAACCTCTTTCATAGCAGTTCAATTTCCAATGCCACCCACACGACACAGTTTTTAATATCACTGATGAACCCtaaagatagaaaagaaaaacTGATAAGGGAAAAATCCCCCACCTTTGAAGGTGAATGAGATCAGCAGTGTTTAATGGGAGATGAGATGAGATTGATGGCCAGTGTCTGACTGAATAGATGGTTTGAGTGTCTTAGTTTCTTTCCTTTATAGCGAACTTTAAGCTTTGCTCCCCTGCCACCAGCCAAAACTAAGCACTTTTTTTTCTCACGGTTCCCCAAAACCCCCCTTAGAATTAGCTCAGGGACAGTAACTAGCTAGTAGGTTAACCCCTAAACCCCGGGAGAAAAGAAAAATCCCCCACTTTCATAGGGCGGCGCATACACGCAAACACCAACAAGCTACTAGTACTGTATGCACAGTACTGGTGATCTTTTGACTGCTAAATCAAGTCACTATATATAGTCTAGCCATACTCTATATCATATCATCAAATATATAACGCAATAATCTTCAAATATTTGTGTCACAAGTCCAAAACCCCCCATATGCATCATCACCGCCTCATGCACGCTACAACCAGTGATGAGGTGAGTAAATATGGGTGCAGTTTCTTATAATTATGCACATATAGCAGCAGGGGACATGGATCGTACGTTCTCTCTCTGTCTATCTCATACTTCATCACTCAAATTTAGTATGGGGAATTAATTAAATGTCTTTTACAAATAACTGATTCAAAATGATACGTTAATTACAAACAATATCTAGCAATTAATAGCCTCGCCAGCCCTCTGCAAGCCTAATGAAGTGCCTCCTCTCCAGTCTCCATTTAAGTTCAAAGAACTTCTAAGAAAACAATAACAGACGTATCATTTTAGTggaagagactagaaatcaagaattggcCTATACGCTCAGCATGCATGAGTGATCAGCCGTCAGCGACACATATATACGTTACACGCGCATGTGTGGGGTAAACAGATCTAGTATATGACCTCTGAGTGTACTGAAAACTTGTCAGAAAGAGATTTTCGCTAGCTACCACTGCCATGTCTGAAACAGTAAACAGAATGAAAAAGATGAGGGGGTAAGTTCAAGAGCTAGAAGTAGAATTTAAATATTCTTACCGCACATACATACTCCATATTTGAGCTCAATTTTGCAGGAGACACAAAATTATGAACACATGCACTTACATAGAGTTTAATTCTTACGTTTATACGCACATACACCATTTGAGCTCAATTTTGCAGGAGACACAATATTATAAACACATGCACTTAACTGACTATAATCcatggagaaggagaagaagacacAATATTATAAACACATGCACTTAACTGACTATAATCcatggagaaggagaagaagagatcAAGGTGTGGAACCCATGTTGGAGTAGTAAAGCACGTGCAAAAGATGAACTAATTAAACTAACAGTGTTTTAATCAGTGTGTATTTGCACGTGCCCTGCTTCTCCAACCAGGGATGCACACCAATATTGCATGGAGCAGAACTTAGAACCTTCACTTGATCGATGATGATCAGCTGCTACTAACTCTAGCTGCAATTCAGAGACATAGAAAGAGAGAGATATATTGAGGAGAGCTGAATTGCAAGTGTAAAAACTACTCACTCCACTCTCCATTTATACAAGTAGAAAGTTAAGAGTAAGGGAGAAGAAATATGTAGTGTTAGAAAGGGAGAGAGAGTGAAAATTAAAGGTAAGGAAAGAGAAGTCACAGAGCGATGGAGTCTAGAAGTGGTTTTTCTTTCTTTAAAGACAATGaataataatgatgataatcagcaATAAATATTACTACTAGTACTCAACTCCTCATGAGTGTTTCCTCTCTTTGCTTGCTTTTTTATATGTAAGTAGTGTCTGTCATCACTCCATCTTTAGCTTAGATTTTGTAAAGCCTTGGGAAGGTAACAACAGCCTTGTCGGTCTTAAGTGTTAATAATATACAGCAGCATCCTTAATATGAGGCATGGTCGTGGAGTGACTAGAGTGCGCAGTAGTAGAAGCAAAGTTGCACGTTGGGGGTTGCGTGTTAGACTCCACAAAAGTGTATGTGTGTGTGTTTCAAAAGATGTAGTAATAGCTAGGAGGAGGATTCTTCATTCTTCGTAAAGGCGCATTGGTGCAGCATGCAGTGTGATCATGCATGTAAGACGTATCTCCCTAGGTAGATATGATTCTTCtcctatctatctatctatctatctatctatacaTCTATCTCCACTTTTACTTTAACTACAATCCCACTCCTCTAAATTTAGATGGAGTTAGAGTTACTTTCCCAAATTCTTTTACTGTTGCACACCACTTTAACCTCACTCGATTGGTTGGTTATTTAATTATATAGTACTGTTTTCAACTATTTTTACTATTTACTATAGGATTCACTAAACTGCAATGAGTTTTCTTTGGTGTCTGCAAGTTGAGATATAGTAAGCTTAGAATTTCATGCAAACTGAACTTCTTCTATCAATAAGCTAATTAACTATGCCAATGACGCGGAGGTAGCTATAGCATGATCGAAAAGTCTAGTCGCCTAAAAATATCCATAGAATTCCTAGCTCTGCTGCTAGTTGAACTTGAAGATACATGCAAGTACTAGGAGACTGGAAGGATTATGTGTCTACTGTCTCTGAGCAACCGGGTTTATTTGTTTTCGTCTAACACCAGACTTTGGTCCCCCAGTTATTAAGAGTTGGTACTTGGACCGACTGTTGACCATCAAAGACCCATTTGGCTTGGTGCAAAGTCGCCCATCTGAACTTCCCTTGCAATATCAATACTGAACACAAAGTTCGGTCAAATGTAGTCTTTGAAAGTTGACTAAATATCAACTTTAAAAAGTATATGACTGTGATAGGGGATTACCAAATTTTATAAAAAGTTACCAATGGtgataattgttttattttatatgGATTTGGTAATGGGGTAGGATCTGTTGACATGGTTAGGatgacataatcttgacattttagTGCCATTTTTTTTATCGAATTCAATCGTCAGTGAATTTGAAGCTAAATTTTttatgacatgttcttcttataagtctctacactccaaccaaaaatgagagcattccaagatgtataagaccaccatctaccattttgaatatGAACCGTTGAAGATTaatggttgaaattaaaatttgtggatggtgaaTTTTCTTATTTcgaaatactctcatttttgataggaatgtagagttttatacgaagaacatgtcaccaaaatctTAACACTAACTCTCGATTTCACCAACAAAACGAAAGAGATGTTAGAGAAGCATACTGAAATTGGAAATTGCCCAACATTGAAGAAGAcacaaacgtgtgcacatagatTTATAGAGTATACTGTAAGGTACTTGGTACCCCCTATATAAAGTGTATAAATATATGTATGTGTGTACAGGTATGTATATATATAGTTTCTGTGAGCACGATTTTTTCTGTCACTACATGTTTGTCtttgttttgaagaaaaaaaaaagaacatagatTCTCTGATGACCTCACTCTCTTCTTCAAAAGTTTTAGAGACAGAAAAAATTTAATGGCTGCCATTGTGTGGGTGACGATAGATTTTGGTGATGATGTAAATGCGATACTCAAGTCAGGACTTGGCGTGTAAGGGATTATTGTTGgttcattttcatcaataaacACACACACCACCATCATTATCAAGATCGAAATCACAAGAGAAAGATTTCAAGAGTGTGCACATAAATATGCTTGGCTAAGTTGGGAAAAATTTAATCTCTCTACATGGTTTGTGATGATAATACGAGTTCTTGATTAGGAAAACTCATCAAATGTCTCTAAAATTCATCACAAATCGAGTGTTCTTTTTCTTTCAATGTATAGCACTCGATTTGTGTATTTGACTTTGCTACAAGAAAAGGTTGCCTTGTGGTGATGGCAGTGATTTGCGTCTCTGCAATATATGGGACCCCAATCCCATCATTTAGgttctctttatttttttcagTGTTTGTCTCTTCCTTTGTACTATTCTTTTGCTCATCTCAATAGCGTAGGCATAGTATAGTAGTAATGCAACAAAATGTACAACTCTTATGGCAAAACCTGATGGTCTGTACGTAAATGCCAGTGCGTCTGGAAAATTTgatctcaaaatctcaaatgacTGAGATCTATGTTCCCCCGATTACAATGGTAATTTAGTTGGCTAGATGTTTGGAGTTTGGACTCCTTTTAGTGATCGTCCGGGTAGTTATACATTTTTACACTGCATTCTGCATAATGTACGTTCCATCGAGCGATGGAAATAGGATTCGAAGTCCAGCCTAGAAATAGTTGTATGGGATGGAAATTGAATTCTTACTGAGGGGCTATAAAATTAGAATGAATCGTGTTTTGAGGCGGTGTATCCATgtgttttgaggcatacaaaaTAAGGACAAAATAGAATTACCAGGTAGTAAATTCAATAACCATTATCACCATATTTTAATAATGACAGTAATGTCCTTttcatttatattttttaagttatcttttttcaaatttctttttcaactttatatattttttgaaagAAAGTTAACttctttttaattctttttgCATTTACAAAACctagttatcagccgaacctaatttttttttaaaacataccTAAGTTCAGCTGACTCAAGCAAAAAATAGGACATCCGAACTTAGCATTGGTCTTCATAAAGTGAAGTTCGActaatatttttcatattttattatcagccgaactgttcatcagcaCTTTCAGAATGTAGAATGATGAGTAGTACGGATGATAATTCCTTTCAATTGTAAGCCGAACTTCACTTTCTAACTGCCATAAACCTTAGGCTTTTCGACTTAAACCTAATCTATCAATCGAACACAAGAGAATAAGATATCGGTTTGTGGCTTTTTATTGTATATTTCCTAGCAGTGGGGATCTGGTTTAATTCTTGCTCTCCAACTTCATTCAATTTGATTTCTACTTCaactgtttcttttttttttccactgATTTGCATATGAGAAAACGATTAGAGCCTCTACatttaatcgaagacgatgaaaattGTAGTCAGGTTGGCGTCGGTTGGagcaaagaagaagagagaaaaaaagaaaaaaaattaaagtaaattttttttgaaaaactaacaataataaaaaataaacaggaaaaaaagacaaaaaaaagtaACGGATAAATAAGTAAATGTATAAACTAATCAAGGTTATTTAAGTAATTTAACTAGTTTTAGGCACCCCTTATCAACATACAGTAGTTAGGGTAAGTAttttgtatgcctcaaaatagattTTATTAGAATCGTACGTCCGCATTACATGTTAACATCCACATAATATTTTAAAAGACCCTAAACATTTTGAAATCCTAACCAAATTTAAGAAACCTTAACATTTTAAAATTCTAACCAAAAGTTAGTTGCCCAAATAAAGAAATACTTACCACAACACAACTGTGATAAGCCCCATATACAACCCCAAAGACAAAAACCCACGAAACAGTGAAATAATTATAAACTCTAGATATATCTCATTTCATAAATAAGAAGGACCCCCTAAAATGATGGTTGTTGTCACCGCTGCCAAGtaaccaccaccatcttcaccaCCTCGAATCTTGAAttagaaaatcaaaatcagaaagaaaaagaagaatcagaTCGAGAAGATATTGGATCAGATCTATCAAATCAAGAAAAGGAAGGAACCAAGATGGACGTGATTTTAACATTATTTTTCAATTAGATATCCATCTCAAGAACCGAAATCATCGTCGTTTTTCGTTATGCACCATCGCCTTCATAGACCacataaccaccaccaccaacaaaacCCCAATAAACCACCACTAGTAACAAGATTAAGAACCAAATAAAAATATAAGTAAACGGTGGAGAAAAGAAGATGTTATGTGACATGATTTTGATGGAGAAAACCGAGAATGATAAGAGCCCGTAAGACCTGGGACTTTCAATAGCAAGGGAAAATTAGGGGTGTGAAAATGGCTACTATTTGCGATTTTAAAGAAAATGGAGAAAACTCGTAGGTACCTTCGACGTCACCACTTTTGAACAAAATAAACCTTAGTTATGTCGACTTATATTCGTTCTAAATCGGAGAATGAATTTCTGTCTCCTAGATCTTGAATCATAAATATCCTGTTTGAGATAGGATAACGGTGTAGTCTTTACGAAGGATTGTGGAACAACTCCTAGACATGTAAAGGACATTAATTAggagaatcaagtgcatagtttCTTGTGAGAATCAAGAGACATAGGGTCACAACTATAACAAGGTATCTTGGAAGGTTTATTTTGCAACTCTCGTACTTTTCCCGTGAAGCATGCTTAAAGATGCGTCATCTggatgagatgaagcttcatctcaagcttatGTTGCGCGTTTAGGACATACTGGACCAAAACAGAAGTTGTACCTCAATGGTGGGAAGATGACTAAGTGTGATGTTATACCACAATGGTCCATCGCGCTAGTAGGGGGTGGCTAAGTAGGAATAACACCACAATAGTGCACCACGACAGTAGGAGCTGCTATCCAAGAGCGATATTGCACCATTACGGTGCAATTTTTAAGTTGGGTATTGGGCCAGAACTGGTTATGCACCAATATATTGCTATTTTCGAAACTCTTTGTCGCAAAGCAGGTGGACTTGATGCATGTCCATCCTCTCTATTTTTTCCACTTCAAAAGGGAAGGagtgttggttgaaggtgcatcaaGAAAATGTGCACCAATAAGCTTCAAATCTTAGTAGCCGGTGAAGCACATATTATGCGAAAGTATCTTTATAGCGAGTTGCATACTCGAGAGATATTCATGATGTTTAGGCATCATCATTATTGCGTTGTTAAACTCAGAATGCACCAC
This DNA window, taken from Papaver somniferum cultivar HN1 chromosome 3, ASM357369v1, whole genome shotgun sequence, encodes the following:
- the LOC113358926 gene encoding uncharacterized protein LOC113358926, yielding MLLTLLLLTLTSLNRTKWNSTKTGELTMKSAYNYITKFNTNKNEASFGKQIWNLNTMSKVNMFCWKILAGALSLGQKMSTYVKDSNPFCLLCDNSIMEDEMHLFVNCFFTRKIWDLFGFNNIYNSRSHKDIQSWFNFWMNNKDFKNSHDKFSFIIWSIWKFRNSVNYDNVMPVPQNLFESITTTYQKYVSTINNPLSSSRKKNITPSKINSIVNNKSYDWFIYFDVSYMEADFTMGYAISIMDNTGNRKYCRAANS
- the LOC113358929 gene encoding F-box protein CPR1-like, whose protein sequence is MSSLLPDGIVERIFTRLPVKSISRFSICIWNPDTREYKLVPEPPDDLDAICYSAYGIGFDCKTDDYKVLRIVGFEIDGEVSETSLYSLALNSWKKLGSIPYAFVNDFYFDVNKGLLHDGVLHWRATGINSNVIGCFDISDETFHDVRFPDKISNEDADPHDSCLGIWEGKFCILHRNRVHVDVWKMMDDKWSKLLNITAQVTDLFYGRPLQTLQNGEILIEGGPRVEQGPRSISYDPKLEGVRVRNIHGFPKESEVETYIETLVVLNSGTYVGQ